A section of the Sandaracinaceae bacterium genome encodes:
- a CDS encoding tetratricopeptide repeat protein yields the protein MREVDEEIREIKKEIIESRGLIIKTNNLTNALAADIKSIAKRQAGYERRFVWNSWIAYILFASLSFVGLWLATNYRIAEIEGEKERLDADLAEVRRELNEASAQAERRARAETAAAQFYRLIRERRRTEVVERWPELRREQLTRAEGAFFRDTVDRFHLDLSLEAYQHGLDLMRTGRYAEAAEALQEAIRLKEEAAHIPRVKYELARALMRLSRQPEARVLAQQVVDQTIDRELQDDALLLYAAASEDLEDIDQARNALRTFLRRWPRAAEAVSVRRHLADLNRRVMRGQVGARRE from the coding sequence TGAGGTCGACGAGGAGATCCGCGAGATCAAGAAGGAGATCATCGAGTCTCGCGGGCTCATCATCAAGACGAACAACCTCACCAACGCGCTCGCGGCGGACATCAAGTCCATCGCCAAGCGGCAGGCGGGCTACGAGCGGCGCTTCGTCTGGAACAGCTGGATCGCCTACATCCTCTTCGCGAGCCTCTCCTTCGTCGGGCTCTGGCTGGCCACCAACTACCGGATCGCGGAGATCGAGGGCGAGAAGGAGCGGCTCGACGCCGACCTCGCGGAGGTCCGCCGCGAGCTGAACGAGGCCAGCGCCCAGGCCGAGCGCCGGGCCCGCGCCGAGACCGCCGCCGCCCAGTTCTACCGATTGATCCGTGAGCGTCGCCGCACCGAGGTGGTCGAGCGCTGGCCGGAGCTGCGCCGCGAGCAGCTCACCCGCGCCGAGGGGGCCTTCTTCCGGGACACGGTCGACCGCTTCCACCTCGACCTGTCGCTCGAGGCGTATCAGCACGGGCTCGATCTGATGCGCACCGGTCGCTACGCCGAGGCGGCCGAGGCCCTCCAGGAGGCCATCCGGCTCAAGGAGGAGGCGGCGCACATCCCGCGCGTGAAGTACGAGCTGGCCCGCGCCCTCATGCGCCTGAGCCGTCAGCCCGAGGCGCGCGTGCTCGCCCAGCAGGTGGTCGACCAGACCATCGACCGCGAGCTCCAGGACGACGCGCTCCTGCTCTACGCGGCGGCGAGCGAGGATCTCGAGGACATCGACCAGGCGCGCAACGCGCTGCGGACGTTCCTCCGCCGCTGGCCGCGCGCCGCCGAGGCCGTCTCCGTACGTCGCCATCTGGCCGACCTCAACCGGAGGGTCATGCGCGGCCAGGTGGGCGCACGTCGCGAATGA
- a CDS encoding patatin-like phospholipase family protein, producing the protein MARPRVAFVGSGGATKGLAHIGAIKALEELGLRPDIFVGASAGAIAGAFLSQGVTADEMIDWMRPTWRRQDPASALKGRYFLGLPTRAQLGSLGWLTSGLFSIDRFERFLAKRLPVNDFRQLDRPLMISAADVDGRGRVVFGQGYRERVPISQAVAASCCVPLLFRPYKIGDRYYVDGEVVRTLSIDLAVEAGADVIVVSNVYRPHVTRPGERSLVHGGASAMLNQTLNVMLSEKEKRGIDLIGRLYPHVTILNVSADLGHFSFVRRANARQLLTRGYREALRVLAAAKQRGIFDVSPNVHTVGEA; encoded by the coding sequence ATGGCTCGACCCCGCGTGGCGTTCGTCGGTTCGGGAGGCGCGACCAAAGGGCTGGCGCACATCGGCGCCATCAAGGCGCTCGAGGAGCTGGGCCTTCGGCCCGACATCTTCGTCGGCGCCTCGGCCGGCGCGATCGCGGGCGCCTTCCTCTCGCAGGGGGTGACCGCGGACGAGATGATCGACTGGATGCGCCCCACGTGGCGGCGCCAGGACCCCGCGTCGGCGCTGAAGGGTCGCTACTTCCTCGGCCTCCCCACGCGCGCCCAGCTCGGCAGCCTCGGCTGGCTCACGAGCGGGCTCTTCTCGATCGACCGCTTCGAGCGCTTCCTGGCCAAGCGGCTCCCGGTGAACGACTTCCGCCAGCTGGACCGGCCGCTGATGATCAGCGCGGCGGACGTCGACGGGCGAGGGCGCGTGGTCTTCGGACAGGGCTACCGCGAGCGCGTGCCGATCAGCCAGGCCGTCGCGGCGAGCTGCTGCGTGCCGCTGCTCTTCCGGCCGTACAAAATCGGGGACCGCTACTACGTCGACGGCGAGGTGGTGCGGACCCTGAGCATCGACCTCGCGGTGGAAGCCGGCGCCGACGTCATCGTCGTCTCGAACGTCTACCGCCCCCACGTCACCCGCCCCGGTGAGCGCTCGCTCGTGCACGGCGGCGCCAGCGCGATGCTCAACCAGACGCTGAACGTGATGTTGTCGGAGAAGGAGAAGCGCGGCATCGATCTGATCGGCCGGCTCTACCCGCACGTCACGATCCTCAACGTCTCGGCGGACCTCGGCCACTTCTCGTTCGTGCGCCGCGCGAACGCGCGCCAGCTCCTGACCCGTGGCTACCGAGAGGCGCTGCGCGTGCTCGCCGCGGCCAAGCAGCGCGGGATCTTCGACGTCAGCCCCAACGTGCACACGGTCGGCGAGGCCTAG
- the cutA gene encoding divalent-cation tolerance protein CutA, with protein sequence MADDAIVVLCTAPDEGVGATLARGLVDAKLAACVNLVPGVRSFYAWEGEVHDDAEVQLLIKSRRARFAALEAWLGEHHPYDVPEIIALPIEVGSKAYLGWLQTQTEAP encoded by the coding sequence ATGGCGGATGACGCGATCGTCGTGCTGTGCACCGCGCCGGACGAGGGCGTGGGCGCGACCCTGGCCCGCGGGCTCGTCGACGCGAAGCTCGCGGCCTGCGTGAACCTCGTGCCCGGCGTGCGGAGCTTCTACGCGTGGGAGGGCGAGGTGCACGACGACGCGGAGGTGCAGCTGCTCATCAAGAGCCGCCGCGCGCGCTTCGCCGCCCTCGAGGCGTGGCTCGGCGAGCACCACCCCTACGACGTGCCCGAGATCATCGCGCTGCCCATCGAGGTCGGCTCCAAGGCGTACCTCGGGTGGCTCCAGACCCAGACGGAGGCCCCGTGA
- a CDS encoding class II glutamine amidotransferase, giving the protein MGRLLGYMANRTDRLGDVLDEEREAIAPPADFKPHAWGIGFYQGGEVLHKKRPKLDEGPIDWENVARGVRSDAVIVHFRHATVGDFRADNTHPFRLRQWLFAHNGTVHGFDAIRERLLENMPDFLRRGIRGGTDSEHVFHALLSFLHDAGQLDHPDVDDKVVVAALRSTVALLDRLCAEVGAPAPTLNIVLTNGRHMYALRRGRPLFYVERTGLPGEGPTTKGAGAFRYVLVFSDGETAPAGYTTVENDSFLIVDRNLSVSTQTL; this is encoded by the coding sequence ATGGGACGGCTACTCGGCTACATGGCGAATCGCACCGATCGCCTCGGCGACGTCCTGGATGAAGAGCGCGAGGCGATCGCGCCCCCCGCGGACTTCAAGCCTCACGCCTGGGGGATCGGCTTCTATCAGGGCGGCGAGGTGCTCCACAAGAAGCGCCCCAAGCTCGACGAGGGCCCGATCGACTGGGAGAACGTCGCGCGCGGCGTGCGCTCCGACGCGGTCATCGTGCACTTCCGCCACGCGACCGTCGGCGACTTCCGGGCCGACAACACGCACCCCTTCCGGCTGCGCCAGTGGCTCTTCGCGCACAACGGCACCGTGCACGGCTTCGACGCGATCCGCGAGCGGCTGCTCGAGAACATGCCGGACTTCCTCCGGCGCGGGATCCGGGGCGGCACCGACAGCGAGCACGTCTTCCACGCCCTGCTCTCGTTCCTGCACGACGCGGGGCAGCTCGATCATCCCGACGTGGACGACAAGGTCGTCGTGGCCGCCCTGCGCTCGACCGTCGCCCTGCTCGACCGTCTCTGCGCGGAGGTCGGCGCGCCCGCGCCCACGCTCAACATCGTCCTGACCAACGGGCGCCACATGTACGCGCTCCGGCGCGGCCGCCCGCTCTTCTACGTCGAGCGCACGGGGCTCCCCGGCGAGGGGCCGACCACCAAGGGCGCCGGGGCCTTCCGCTACGTGCTGGTCTTCAGCGACGGCGAGACGGCGCCGGCCGGCTACACGACGGTCGAGAACGACTCGTTCCTCATCGTCGACCGGAACCTGAGCGTCTCCACGCAGACGCTGTAG
- a CDS encoding YceI family protein, giving the protein MRSLALSTALLMTLAGCDDHTEGVSAATVEDDTPAPAETAANEAAADEATGRQTLTIDAERSSVGFTGSKLSDSHDGSFEEFSGTIEFDAENVESSAVNVTIQMASVQTEPERLLNHLKSDDFFGVETHPTATFRSTRVAPAPEGTEDATHLITGQLALHGQTRTITFPANVQVTDGEVSARAEFSIDRQQFGITYPGMPDDLISDQVVIRFDVHAPRPSES; this is encoded by the coding sequence ATGCGAAGCCTTGCCCTGTCGACCGCGCTCCTGATGACCCTCGCCGGATGTGACGACCACACGGAGGGCGTCTCCGCGGCGACGGTCGAAGACGACACCCCGGCCCCCGCGGAGACGGCCGCGAACGAGGCGGCAGCCGACGAGGCGACCGGGCGCCAGACCCTCACCATCGACGCCGAGCGCTCGAGCGTCGGCTTCACCGGCTCGAAGCTCAGCGACAGCCACGACGGCTCGTTCGAGGAGTTCTCGGGCACGATCGAATTCGACGCCGAGAACGTCGAGAGCAGCGCGGTGAACGTGACGATCCAGATGGCGTCGGTGCAGACCGAGCCGGAGCGGCTGTTGAACCACCTGAAGTCGGACGACTTCTTCGGCGTGGAGACGCACCCGACGGCGACGTTCCGCTCGACCCGCGTGGCCCCCGCGCCCGAGGGCACCGAAGACGCCACGCACCTGATCACGGGTCAGCTCGCGCTCCACGGCCAGACCCGGACCATCACCTTCCCCGCCAACGTGCAGGTCACCGACGGCGAGGTCTCGGCTCGGGCCGAGTTCAGCATCGATCGCCAGCAGTTCGGGATCACCTATCCGGGCATGCCCGACGACCTGATCAGCGATCAGGTGGTGATCCGCTTCGACGTGCACGCGCCTCGCCCCAGCGAGAGCTGA
- a CDS encoding SulP family inorganic anion transporter — MAPATSLAGLRTHWRNDLIAGFSVALVALPLALGIAMAAGAPPISGLISSIVAGLLATFLRGSQVAINGPGNALIVIIASAYGLLGPDSFPHILGAVAVSGAVQVAFGVLRLGRLGDLIPGAVIQGMLSAIGLIIVGKQLHVMVGQTSTAPSAIGVFQQLPESLAAMNPFAALIGVVSVLILLFHPKVKAKLVHFVPAPLWVILVALPLALGVNALDGGDFFSRHWRIDEQLLVQIPADLFGNLAHPDFSRIGEPEFWMVVATITLVGSIENIVSVKAVDKLDTYRRSSNLNRDLVGMGLSTIASAAVGGLPVLTVIARSSVNVNHGAKTGWSNFFHGAIVLVIVLFLAPVMRMIPMSALAGILVYTGFKLSAPHVVRDVLHKGPDHFLIFGVTLAATLTWGLLWGIFIGLVAEVISHLVVLDLAPRESFSRFWSTGVEAVRKEGEPLLLRVRGVANYFQIPKLKRALEAADGGHIVVDFSQAVLVDNTFLEYVHEHGRRYERANHENELDVVGLEGHRAFSDHPDALHVQEERLRAQRLTPRQKNIAQLASENEWTFDARREWDTEHLEDFNFFRVHPIEYEDTVVKGAYAVGETTVGWTVADVTFDEGALIPEVHHTTAQVIDMPIELPELIMEREELLDRVLELAGFQDIDFKHFTKFSRRFVLKGPDEASIRAFMTRELLEFFEEEEVYHVESTGQKLVVFKSMRLASAREVEAMLGFSERLVHHLLGVADGTLEAPTDGDRLEDGPQSDRAAAQ, encoded by the coding sequence ATGGCGCCCGCAACCAGTCTTGCGGGTCTCCGGACGCACTGGCGCAACGATCTCATCGCGGGTTTCAGCGTCGCGCTGGTGGCGTTGCCGCTCGCGCTGGGCATCGCCATGGCCGCGGGCGCGCCCCCCATCTCCGGGTTGATCTCGTCGATCGTCGCCGGGCTCCTCGCGACGTTCTTGCGCGGCAGCCAGGTCGCGATCAACGGGCCCGGCAACGCGCTCATCGTCATCATCGCCAGCGCCTATGGCCTGCTGGGGCCGGACTCGTTCCCCCACATCCTCGGCGCGGTCGCCGTCTCGGGCGCCGTGCAGGTGGCGTTCGGCGTGCTTCGCCTCGGGCGGCTCGGCGACCTCATCCCGGGCGCCGTCATCCAGGGCATGCTGAGCGCGATCGGGCTGATCATCGTGGGCAAGCAGCTCCACGTGATGGTCGGGCAGACGTCCACCGCGCCGAGCGCGATCGGGGTCTTTCAGCAGCTCCCCGAGAGCCTCGCGGCCATGAACCCGTTCGCCGCGCTCATCGGCGTGGTCAGCGTGCTCATCCTGCTGTTCCACCCGAAGGTGAAGGCGAAGCTCGTCCACTTCGTGCCCGCGCCGCTCTGGGTGATCCTGGTCGCGCTGCCGCTCGCGCTCGGGGTCAACGCGCTCGACGGGGGCGACTTCTTCAGCCGCCACTGGCGCATCGACGAGCAGCTGCTGGTGCAGATCCCGGCCGACCTGTTCGGGAACCTCGCGCACCCGGACTTCTCGCGCATCGGCGAGCCGGAGTTCTGGATGGTCGTCGCGACGATCACCCTGGTCGGCTCCATAGAGAACATCGTGAGCGTCAAGGCGGTCGACAAGCTCGACACCTACCGACGCAGCTCGAACCTCAACCGCGACCTCGTCGGCATGGGGTTGAGCACCATCGCCTCCGCCGCCGTGGGCGGGCTGCCCGTGCTGACGGTCATCGCGCGCAGCTCCGTCAACGTGAACCACGGCGCGAAGACCGGCTGGTCGAACTTCTTCCACGGCGCGATCGTGCTCGTCATCGTGCTCTTCCTCGCGCCCGTGATGCGCATGATCCCGATGAGCGCGCTGGCCGGCATCCTCGTATACACGGGCTTCAAGCTCTCCGCCCCGCACGTGGTCAGGGACGTGCTCCACAAGGGGCCGGACCACTTCCTGATCTTCGGCGTGACGCTCGCCGCGACCCTCACGTGGGGTCTGCTCTGGGGCATCTTCATCGGGCTGGTCGCGGAGGTGATCAGTCACCTCGTCGTGCTCGACCTGGCGCCGCGCGAGAGCTTCAGCCGCTTCTGGTCCACCGGCGTCGAGGCGGTGCGCAAGGAGGGCGAGCCGCTGCTGCTCCGCGTCCGGGGCGTCGCGAACTACTTCCAGATCCCCAAGCTGAAGCGGGCGCTCGAGGCGGCCGACGGTGGCCACATCGTCGTCGACTTCAGCCAGGCGGTGCTCGTCGACAACACCTTCCTGGAGTACGTGCACGAGCACGGCCGGCGCTACGAGCGCGCGAACCACGAGAACGAGCTGGACGTGGTGGGGCTCGAGGGGCACCGGGCGTTCTCGGACCACCCGGACGCGCTCCACGTGCAGGAGGAGAGGCTGCGCGCGCAGCGACTGACCCCCCGGCAGAAGAACATCGCGCAGCTCGCGAGCGAGAACGAGTGGACCTTCGACGCGCGGCGCGAGTGGGACACCGAGCACCTCGAGGACTTCAACTTCTTCCGCGTCCACCCCATCGAGTACGAGGACACCGTCGTCAAGGGCGCCTACGCGGTGGGTGAGACCACGGTGGGGTGGACCGTCGCCGACGTCACCTTCGACGAGGGCGCGCTCATCCCCGAGGTGCACCACACGACCGCGCAGGTGATCGACATGCCGATCGAGCTCCCCGAGCTGATCATGGAGCGCGAGGAGCTGCTGGACCGCGTGCTCGAGCTGGCCGGCTTCCAGGACATCGACTTCAAGCACTTCACGAAGTTCTCTCGGCGCTTCGTGCTGAAGGGGCCGGACGAGGCGTCGATCCGCGCCTTCATGACCCGCGAGCTGCTCGAGTTCTTCGAAGAGGAGGAGGTCTATCACGTCGAGAGCACCGGCCAGAAGCTCGTCGTCTTCAAGTCGATGCGGCTCGCCAGCGCGCGCGAGGTCGAGGCGATGCTCGGCTTCAGCGAGCGGCTCGTGCATCACCTCCTTGGCGTCGCCGATGGCACCCTCGAGGCGCCGACGGACGGCGACCGGCTCGAAGACGGGCCGCAGAGCGACCGCGCCGCCGCGCAGTAG
- the xerD gene encoding site-specific tyrosine recombinase XerD, which yields MAERDLLVDAYLQHLKVERGLGKKTLEAYAADLSGLLTFMDEESLELSEMDPPALSGWLLMLSARGLSARSQARHLSAVRGLFKWLLLEKEVKADPTELIDGPKILQKLPNVLDREEVGRLLSMPDRAAPRGRRDAAMLHTMYAAGLRVTELCTLPTGDVNLESGFLQVLGKGDKRRVVPLGAVARKRIEAWLPDRAEMAKPNAKALFVSTRGKGMTRQSFWKIIKKYAAAAGIQKNVTPHELRHSFATHLLLGGADLRAVQTMLGHADIGTTQVYTHVTGDHLGRMHEKYHPRG from the coding sequence ATGGCCGAGCGGGATCTCCTCGTCGACGCGTACCTGCAGCACCTGAAGGTGGAGCGCGGGCTCGGCAAGAAGACGCTCGAGGCCTACGCGGCGGACCTGAGCGGCCTGCTGACCTTCATGGACGAGGAGTCGCTCGAGCTGAGCGAGATGGACCCGCCCGCGCTGAGCGGCTGGCTGCTGATGCTGTCGGCGCGCGGGCTCTCCGCGCGGTCGCAGGCCCGGCACCTCTCGGCCGTGCGTGGGCTCTTCAAGTGGCTGCTCCTCGAGAAGGAGGTGAAGGCGGACCCGACCGAGCTCATCGACGGGCCGAAGATCCTGCAGAAGCTGCCGAACGTGCTCGACCGCGAGGAGGTGGGGCGGCTGCTCTCGATGCCGGATCGCGCCGCCCCGCGCGGGAGACGCGACGCGGCGATGCTGCACACGATGTACGCGGCCGGCCTGCGCGTGACGGAGCTCTGCACGCTGCCGACGGGCGACGTGAACCTCGAGAGCGGGTTCCTGCAGGTGCTCGGCAAGGGCGACAAGCGGCGCGTGGTCCCGCTCGGGGCGGTGGCGCGCAAGCGCATCGAGGCCTGGCTGCCGGACCGGGCGGAGATGGCGAAGCCGAACGCGAAGGCGCTCTTCGTCTCCACGCGCGGCAAGGGCATGACCCGCCAGTCGTTCTGGAAGATCATCAAGAAGTACGCGGCCGCGGCGGGGATCCAGAAGAACGTGACCCCGCACGAGCTGCGCCACAGCTTCGCCACGCATCTCCTGCTCGGCGGGGCCGATCTGCGCGCGGTGCAGACCATGCTCGGCCACGCCGACATCGGCACGACCCAGGTCTACACGCACGTCACGGGCGACCACCTGGGTCGCATGCACGAGAAGTATCATCCGCGAGGCTGA
- a CDS encoding phage holin family protein, translated as MSILVTWAVLALSMFIASRSLSRMKIEGGVVSHLVVSAGFGLLMLLTGWLFQLALGVLSGGLLFVFGFVGQVLAGAIVLKLTDLFSERLKVEGFGTAILASLIISLSGTVAEWVLAAIH; from the coding sequence ATGTCCATTCTCGTCACCTGGGCCGTGCTCGCGCTGTCGATGTTCATCGCCTCGCGCAGCCTCTCTCGCATGAAGATCGAAGGGGGCGTCGTCAGCCACCTCGTGGTCAGCGCCGGCTTCGGCCTGCTCATGCTGCTGACCGGGTGGCTGTTCCAGCTCGCGCTGGGCGTGCTCAGCGGGGGCCTGCTCTTCGTCTTCGGCTTCGTGGGCCAGGTCCTGGCCGGCGCGATCGTGCTGAAGCTGACGGATCTCTTCAGCGAGCGCCTGAAGGTCGAGGGCTTCGGCACCGCGATCCTCGCCTCGCTGATCATCTCGCTCAGCGGCACGGTCGCCGAGTGGGTGCTCGCCGCGATCCACTGA
- a CDS encoding thiamine pyrophosphate-dependent enzyme: MSQDRALEIDRGFLRSLAHLEVRTEAAAQDTDALLALFDAQALSRHLDFAARALREEGVGYYTIGSAGHEGNAAVAMALRPTDPALLHYRSGGFYLARAAQVAGRDGVMDVLLGLVAARDEPIAGGRHKVFGHRALAISPQTSTIASHLPRAVGLAFAIGHAKKLGVEAETPDDAVVVCSFGDASLNHSTAQGALNAAAHASHRHVRLPLLFVCEDNGLGISVPSPAGWVEASLSTRPSIRYFAADGCDAVDALAVATEAVDYVRRRRRPAALHLSVVRLLGHAGSDVELAYRKMDDIRAADARDPLRLTARRLAERGVPLETMRSRYEAARAHVAERMERARRSPGLRDAADVMAPLSPRTPERVATEARRAPDFELRRAFWGDKLPESEGPMTLAESIRHTLGELLLKQPGMIVFGEDVGRKGGVYGVTRGLQKRASPARVFDTLLDEQTILGLALGCAQHGLLPFPEIQYLAYLHNAEDQLRGEAATLAFFSNGQYRNPMVVRIAGLAYQKGFGGHFHNDDAVAVLRDIPGLIVAAPSRGDDAAAMLHTCAAMAAVDGAVCVFLEPIALYHTRDLHEPGDGRWCAPHRAIPEHVPLGEPRVYGDGVDLLIVSFANGVPMSLRVARRLAAEGVHARVLDLRWLSPLPDAALLAHAEACGRVLIADETRKSGGVSEGVMAALLDGGFRGPLRRVTSADSFVPLGPAADHVLLSEDALFRGARSLLDEPTDLARP; this comes from the coding sequence ATGAGTCAGGACCGAGCGCTCGAGATCGACCGCGGCTTCCTGAGGAGCCTCGCCCACCTGGAGGTGCGGACGGAAGCCGCTGCGCAGGACACCGACGCGCTGCTCGCGCTCTTCGACGCGCAGGCCCTGAGCCGACACCTGGACTTCGCCGCGCGCGCCCTGCGCGAGGAGGGCGTCGGCTACTACACCATCGGCTCGGCCGGGCACGAGGGGAACGCCGCGGTCGCGATGGCGCTGCGGCCCACGGATCCCGCGCTGCTCCACTACCGCTCGGGCGGCTTCTATCTGGCGCGCGCGGCGCAGGTCGCCGGGCGGGACGGCGTGATGGACGTGCTGCTCGGCCTCGTGGCCGCGCGGGACGAGCCCATCGCGGGCGGGCGCCACAAGGTCTTCGGTCACCGCGCGCTGGCCATCTCGCCCCAGACCTCGACCATCGCGAGCCATCTGCCGCGCGCGGTGGGCCTGGCCTTCGCCATCGGCCACGCGAAGAAGCTCGGCGTCGAAGCCGAGACGCCCGACGACGCGGTGGTCGTCTGCTCCTTCGGGGACGCGTCGCTGAACCACTCCACGGCGCAGGGCGCGCTCAACGCGGCCGCCCACGCCAGCCACCGACACGTGCGGCTCCCGCTCCTGTTCGTCTGCGAGGACAACGGGCTGGGCATCAGCGTGCCGTCGCCTGCCGGCTGGGTGGAGGCGAGCCTCTCGACGCGCCCGTCCATCCGGTACTTCGCGGCCGACGGCTGCGACGCGGTCGACGCGCTGGCCGTGGCGACAGAGGCGGTCGACTACGTGCGACGTCGGCGCCGCCCGGCCGCGCTGCACCTGTCGGTGGTGCGGCTGCTCGGCCACGCGGGCTCGGACGTGGAGCTGGCCTACCGCAAGATGGACGACATCCGCGCCGCCGACGCGCGCGATCCGCTGCGGCTCACCGCGCGCCGCCTGGCCGAGCGAGGCGTCCCGCTCGAGACCATGCGCTCACGCTACGAGGCGGCCCGCGCGCACGTGGCGGAGCGCATGGAGCGCGCGCGGCGAAGCCCGGGGCTCCGGGACGCGGCGGACGTCATGGCGCCGCTGAGCCCACGCACGCCCGAGCGGGTGGCGACCGAGGCGCGGCGCGCGCCCGACTTCGAGCTCCGCCGCGCCTTCTGGGGCGACAAGCTCCCGGAGTCCGAGGGCCCGATGACGTTGGCGGAGTCCATCCGGCACACGCTCGGCGAGCTGCTCCTGAAGCAGCCGGGCATGATCGTGTTCGGCGAGGACGTGGGCCGGAAGGGCGGCGTCTACGGCGTCACGCGCGGGCTGCAGAAGCGGGCGAGCCCGGCCCGGGTCTTCGACACCTTGCTCGACGAGCAGACCATCCTCGGCCTCGCGCTCGGCTGCGCGCAGCACGGTTTGTTGCCGTTCCCCGAGATCCAGTACCTCGCCTATCTGCACAACGCCGAGGACCAGCTGCGCGGGGAGGCGGCGACCCTCGCGTTCTTCTCGAACGGCCAGTACCGGAACCCGATGGTCGTGCGCATCGCCGGGCTCGCCTACCAGAAGGGCTTCGGCGGCCACTTCCACAACGACGATGCGGTCGCGGTGCTGCGGGACATCCCGGGGCTCATCGTGGCCGCGCCCAGCCGCGGGGACGACGCGGCCGCCATGCTGCACACCTGCGCGGCGATGGCCGCGGTGGACGGCGCGGTCTGTGTGTTCCTCGAGCCCATCGCGCTCTACCACACGCGGGATCTGCACGAGCCCGGGGACGGACGCTGGTGCGCGCCCCACCGCGCCATCCCCGAGCACGTCCCGCTGGGCGAGCCGCGCGTGTACGGGGACGGCGTGGATCTCCTCATCGTGAGCTTCGCCAACGGCGTCCCCATGAGCCTGCGCGTCGCCCGCCGCCTCGCCGCAGAGGGCGTGCACGCGCGCGTGCTCGACCTCCGCTGGCTCAGCCCGCTCCCCGACGCGGCGCTCCTCGCGCACGCCGAGGCCTGCGGCCGGGTGCTCATCGCCGACGAGACCCGGAAGAGCGGCGGCGTCTCCGAGGGCGTCATGGCCGCGCTCCTCGACGGTGGCTTCCGCGGCCCCCTCCGCCGCGTCACCAGCGCGGACAGCTTCGTCCCCCTCGGCCCCGCCGCCGACCACGTGCTGCTGTCCGAGGACGCCCTGTTCCGGGGCGCACGAAGCCTGCTGGACGAGCCTACCGACCTCGCCAGGCCGTGA
- the icd gene encoding NADP-dependent isocitrate dehydrogenase — protein MSFDPPKSGTALEMGSDGTLNVPNDPIIPFIEGDGIGPDIWKASVRVFDAAVEKAYGGEKKIHWYEVYAGQKAYDEFESWLPDATVEAFQKYLVGIKGPLTTPIGGGIRSLNVALRQRLDLYTCLRPVRWFTGVPSPVKRPEEVDMVIFRENTEDIYAGIEFEEGSADVEKLKGFLKETFPERYKKIRFPKTVGIGLKPVSIEGTERLVRAAIQYAIDHKRPSVTLVHKGNIMKFTEGAFRSWGFALAEKEFADQTYTWGQWERTVAEKGQDAANAEQAEAEKAGKIIVKDAIADIALQQVLTRPKEFSVIATLNLNGDYLSDALAAQVGGIGIAPGGNINYDSGHAIFEATHGTAPKYAGQDKVNPSSVILSGVLMLEHLGWQEAADLVIKGIETSIANKTVTYDFERLMEGATKVKCSEFGDKIIENMG, from the coding sequence ATGAGCTTCGACCCGCCCAAGTCCGGCACCGCCCTCGAGATGGGGAGCGACGGAACCCTCAACGTCCCCAACGACCCCATCATCCCGTTCATCGAAGGCGACGGCATCGGGCCGGATATCTGGAAGGCCTCCGTGCGCGTCTTCGACGCCGCGGTCGAGAAGGCCTACGGCGGTGAGAAGAAGATCCACTGGTACGAGGTCTACGCCGGCCAGAAGGCCTACGACGAGTTCGAGAGCTGGCTGCCCGACGCGACCGTCGAGGCGTTCCAGAAGTACCTCGTCGGCATCAAGGGCCCGCTGACCACGCCGATCGGCGGCGGCATCCGCTCGCTGAACGTGGCGCTCCGCCAGCGGCTCGACCTCTACACCTGCCTTCGCCCGGTCCGCTGGTTCACCGGCGTGCCCTCGCCCGTGAAGCGGCCCGAAGAGGTCGACATGGTGATCTTCCGCGAGAACACGGAGGACATCTACGCCGGCATCGAGTTCGAAGAAGGCTCGGCCGACGTCGAGAAGCTCAAGGGCTTCCTGAAGGAGACCTTCCCGGAGCGGTACAAGAAGATCCGCTTCCCGAAGACGGTCGGCATCGGCCTCAAGCCCGTCAGCATCGAGGGCACCGAGCGGCTCGTCCGCGCGGCCATCCAGTACGCCATCGACCACAAGCGCCCGAGCGTCACCCTGGTGCACAAGGGCAACATCATGAAGTTCACCGAGGGCGCCTTCCGCAGCTGGGGCTTCGCCCTCGCGGAGAAGGAGTTCGCGGACCAGACCTACACCTGGGGTCAGTGGGAGCGGACCGTGGCCGAGAAGGGCCAGGACGCGGCGAACGCCGAGCAGGCCGAGGCCGAGAAGGCCGGCAAGATCATCGTCAAGGACGCCATCGCGGACATCGCGCTCCAGCAGGTCCTGACGCGCCCGAAGGAGTTCAGCGTCATCGCCACGCTCAACCTCAACGGCGACTACCTCTCGGACGCGCTCGCGGCGCAGGTCGGCGGCATCGGCATCGCGCCGGGCGGCAACATCAACTACGACAGCGGCCACGCCATCTTCGAGGCGACCCACGGCACGGCGCCGAAGTACGCCGGCCAGGACAAGGTCAACCCGTCTTCCGTGATCCTCAGCGGCGTGCTCATGCTCGAGCACCTCGGCTGGCAGGAGGCGGCGGACCTCGTGATCAAGGGCATCGAGACCTCGATCGCGAACAAGACCGTCACCTACGACTTCGAGCGGCTCATGGAGGGCGCGACCAAGGTCAAGTGCTCCGAGTTCGGCGACAAGATCATCGAGAACATGGGCTGA